The sequence below is a genomic window from Sorangiineae bacterium MSr12523.
GATAGAGGAAACCCGTTCCGCGGATGATCGCTCGGCGAATATGCCAATTCGACGCGAAAGACACTCGTGCGATCCCATTGGAAGAAGAACCCCCCGCCCACGCCATAATGGATGCCCGGCGTCTTGCCATCGGAGGCGGACGAGTTGATATCGTTCCAGACGCGGCCCAGGTCGAGGAAGGCCGTGTTTCCGACTTGGAGCTTCCACCGCAGAACGCGAAAGCGCGGTATCAGCGTGCTGCGTAGCTCGTAATTGGCCATCATTTTGACGTGGCCGGCATACCGCGCACCGGGAACGCCCCGGACACCGCGATCGCCGCCGACCATAGCCTGCGGAAGGAATGCATTGCCCTGCGCCAGATCGTAAAAGGGCACCCGGCCGAATTGGTAGCTTGCCACCACCCGGTTGAAAAACGTCAGCTTGGGGCCAAGGGGGAGGAAGGACGAGAGCGATGCGAACGTCTCGCCATAGGCCACCCGCTCTGCGCTGCCCACCGTACCGCCGACCCCGGCCTGGTAGTAAACGCCTCGGTGGGGCGCGAATTCGTTGTCGCGCGTATCGATGATGAAGCCCGTGGCAAGGGTGGTCAGAAAGGCGGGCTCCGTTCCTGGGATTCCGGAGTGCGCCGCATCGTATTGAATCTTGGATCCCTCGTAGATCGACGGAAATTCGTAGCGAAGGTTCGTCGAGAAGGCCGCATCGAACGGCGTACCCGTCTTCACGCGGACGACCGAGCGCAGGCGAACTTGCTCGGAGGTGAACTGGCCCTGTCTTACGCGGTCCGGTCCCGGGGGAAGGCCCTCCAACGTGCTCGCGTTGCCGAGTCCGTTCCATTTGGCGATGACGTTGCGCCCGAAGTTGACGATGGTGTTGATGCGGACGCGCCCGCCGAAGAGCCCGGGAACATCGAGGCGAAGGGCGTGGAACTGTTGGACCGTCCGGAAGTGGCCGTCATCGTCCTTGAAGCTCGTGATGAACACGCCGCCGAGGAGCCATTTGTACGGCTTCGCATCGTCGTAAAATCGCACGACCCCGAAGGCAACACCGAGCTCCAGGCCGACGTCGCTATTTCCCCCGATGTTCGGCACCGGGAGAAACTCCCAGCGGCGCGGGTCATCTTTCGATGCTTCCCAGTCCTTCGCTGCCTTTCCGCTTTTCTCCTCCGCGCGAGCCTCTCCCGTGCTGGCGAAAAAGACGAAAAAGCAGGCAAGGCATTTCAGCCCCGCGAGCAGGGCCTTCCAGGCAAGGCGGGGACGCAGCACGCGACGGGGCATGCGACGGGACGTGAACGGCGAAGTGATCATTCGATGTCGGACTGGAACTCTGCTTATAGGGCGACGAGGGCGTTCGGGAGGTCTTTTTTGGCGCTTGTCGCCAGGCTCCGAGGAGCCTAGGGTTGCCAGAATGGACACACGCCGTGGCGTCATCGGGACGCTAGCGGGCCTCTTCGTCGGCGTCATGGTCATCCCAATGATTGCGTCTGGGCCGGCCGCAGCCGACGACAAGCCCGACGCCGCAGCCTGCGAAGCATGGCAGATCGAGTACGTGGTGAACGCGACCGTCATCATCAGCGACACCCCCATGGGCGCCGGCGATGGCAAGTACCCGAATGGCCCCGGCAAGGTGGTGCTTCGTTTCGACAACCGCGGCGGGCAGCCCGGCGGGAACGTCAAGTTGATCGAGTACGAGATGAAGGACAAC
It includes:
- a CDS encoding outer membrane protein assembly factor translates to MITSPFTSRRMPRRVLRPRLAWKALLAGLKCLACFFVFFASTGEARAEEKSGKAAKDWEASKDDPRRWEFLPVPNIGGNSDVGLELGVAFGVVRFYDDAKPYKWLLGGVFITSFKDDDGHFRTVQQFHALRLDVPGLFGGRVRINTIVNFGRNVIAKWNGLGNASTLEGLPPGPDRVRQGQFTSEQVRLRSVVRVKTGTPFDAAFSTNLRYEFPSIYEGSKIQYDAAHSGIPGTEPAFLTTLATGFIIDTRDNEFAPHRGVYYQAGVGGTVGSAERVAYGETFASLSSFLPLGPKLTFFNRVVASYQFGRVPFYDLAQGNAFLPQAMVGGDRGVRGVPGARYAGHVKMMANYELRSTLIPRFRVLRWKLQVGNTAFLDLGRVWNDINSSASDGKTPGIHYGVGGGFFFQWDRTSVFRVELAYSPSDHPRNGFPLSYYIANGLTF